GGAGAATTCCATGCCAGACGCCAATCGTTGGATGATCGACCCAAACGACGCCGTGATGCTGCTGATCGACCATCAGAGCGGACTGTTCCAACTGGTGCGCGACATCGACCAGCCAACCTTGCGAAATCATGTCTGCGCGCTAGCGAAGGTCGCGCACATGGCCAAGATTCCCACATTCACTACGGCCTCGGTTCCGGACGGCCCGAATGGTCCGCTGATTCCCGAGATTCATGAATACTGTCCCGAGGCGATTTACATTCCGCGGACTGGTCAAATTAATGCCTGGGACAATCCCAAGTGGGTCGAGGCCATTGAAAAGACCGGACGAAGGACATTGCTGATCGCCGGCACGCTGACGAGCGTCTGCATGGCGTTTCCCACGCTGAGCGCCCTGGCCGCGGGATACAAAGTATTTTGCATCATCGACGCCTCGGGCAACTGGTCGCCAATGGCGACGGACATCACAACGGCCCGCATCGTCCAGGCCGGCGCCATGCCGACTGATACCTATGCGGTGCTAGCCGAACTGATGAGCACTTGGAATCGGGCCGACGCGATGGACTTTGCGCAAGTGATGGTCGACCACATTGTGCCGCCGTATCGCGCGCTGATGGAGAGTTACGACAAGGCGCAGAACGTGCAGCGAGTGGGACACGAAACAAAGCTGGAAAAGCTGACTGCTGCTGCCAAGAAATGAACCGGCGAGTTGTTCCGGAGGAAAGGCGCAATGAAACAAGTCCAACGCGTCGTACGCAACGTGGCGCAACACTGGGTCGGAGATGGTTTTCCTGTGCGGTCGCTGTTCTCCTATGCCGACCGCGCGGCCGAGACGAGTCCGTTCTTGCTTTTGGACTACGGCGGCCCGCACGAGTTCGCGCCGACAGATCGCCAACTGGGCGTGGGCGAACATCCGCATCGCGGTTTCGAGACGGTGACGATCGTTTACGCCGGCAGCTTGGAGCATCGCGACTCAACGGGCAGTCACGGCACGATCGGACCCGGCGACGTGCAGTGGATGACGGCGGCATCTGGAGTGGTGCATGCCGAATTTCACAGCCGTGAGTTTGCGCGCACTGGTGGCCGGTTTGAAATGGCGCAATTGTGGGTCAATCTGCCGGCCCGAGAAAAAATGTCAGCGCCGCGCTACCAGGAGATTCTTGACCGGCACATTCCGCGAAAACTACTGGCGAATGACGCCGGATCGGCGCGTATCATCGCCGGAGCCTGGGACGAGGTGACTGGCCCCGCGCAAACGGTGACGCCGCTGTGCGTGTTCGACCTGCGATTGCAGGCTGGTCACGATGCGGTGCTGCCGGCGCCAGCCGGACACACCACGATACTGCTGGTGCAGCATGGCCGGCTGGAAATCAACGGCCAATCGGTGGCCGCGGGCGAGCTGGCGATGCTGTCGCGAACAGAGCAAGATGTTTCCGTAAGCTGCGCCGAGGACGCGATGGCGCTGCTGTTGACCGGCGAGCCGATCGACGAGCCGGTGGTTGGTCACGGCCCGTTTGTGATGAACAGCCAGAACGAGATCCGGCAGGCCAT
This sequence is a window from Pirellulales bacterium. Protein-coding genes within it:
- a CDS encoding pirin family protein, with product MKQVQRVVRNVAQHWVGDGFPVRSLFSYADRAAETSPFLLLDYGGPHEFAPTDRQLGVGEHPHRGFETVTIVYAGSLEHRDSTGSHGTIGPGDVQWMTAASGVVHAEFHSREFARTGGRFEMAQLWVNLPAREKMSAPRYQEILDRHIPRKLLANDAGSARIIAGAWDEVTGPAQTVTPLCVFDLRLQAGHDAVLPAPAGHTTILLVQHGRLEINGQSVAAGELAMLSRTEQDVSVSCAEDAMALLLTGEPIDEPVVGHGPFVMNSQNEIRQAIRDYQSGQMGHLPA
- a CDS encoding isochorismatase family protein, with amino-acid sequence MPDANRWMIDPNDAVMLLIDHQSGLFQLVRDIDQPTLRNHVCALAKVAHMAKIPTFTTASVPDGPNGPLIPEIHEYCPEAIYIPRTGQINAWDNPKWVEAIEKTGRRTLLIAGTLTSVCMAFPTLSALAAGYKVFCIIDASGNWSPMATDITTARIVQAGAMPTDTYAVLAELMSTWNRADAMDFAQVMVDHIVPPYRALMESYDKAQNVQRVGHETKLEKLTAAAKK